Genomic window (bacterium):
TATTGAAATTAATTTACCTGCAAATGCAGAGCAAGATTCTTACGATAGGATTTTTAGGAGTATTAAGGAGCATTTACTAAATGGCTGACTATTTTGAGAAATTTGAAATAATAGTCAGAAAAGCAAAATACTTCACTGATACACCATTGTTGCCCTCTGAGGGGCTGCATTTATTCGAGGAAAGAAATATTCATCCTTCATTGCAAAACATTGCCAAAAGGTTGTTTGATGATGGTCATTTCGCTCAGGCTACTTTTGAAGCTTTTAAATTTCTTGATAAGGAGGTTCAAAGGCATGCTAAAAACAAGGAGTTTGGTGTTAAATTGATGATGCAAGTGTTTAATGAAAAATCACCTCAAATTAAACTATCCGCGTTGTCGTCAGAAAGTGAATGTGATGAACAAGAAGGCTATAAATTCTTATTCGCTGGTTCTGTTTTAGCAATACGGAATCCAAGAGGCCATGAATACATTATTAAAGATACAATAGATCAATGCCTGGATCATTTGGTTTTGGTGTCTTTGCTGCTGCGAAGATTGGATGATGCAGGATACCACTGCAAAAAAATATAGGTTATTAAAGAATGATATCTTCTTTCTTCCAGGGCCGCGCCCTGGAGCTGTGGCTGCACGGGATCACCCCGGAGCAGAGTGCGGCCGAGGTGGATTTCCTGGCTGAGGAACTCCGTGTGTCACCGGGCATGCACCTGTTGGATGCCCCCTGCGGCGGGGGCCGTCATGCCGCTGTGTTCGCCGCGCGCGGCTACCGGGTTACCGGGGTGGACCACAGCCCCGGGATGCTGGCCCTGGCGCGCCAAGCCCTGGCCCCGTACGCCGGCCGGTGCGAGGTTGTCCAGGCGGACCTGCGGGACATTGCGGGCGAGGGGCTCTATGATGGGGCCTACGCGTTCGGCAACAGTTTCGGCTATTTCGACCGCGAGGGCATGGCTGCCTACCTGGGCGCCCTGGCGCGCAGCCTGAAACCTGGGGCGTGGTTCGTGGCCGACACCGCCCTGTCCGCCGAGTCGATCCTTCCCACGCTGACCGACCACGAATGGTACGAGGCCGGGGATTTTACCGTCCTTATAGACAACACCTACCACGTAACGGAAAACCGCCTCGAAATGGAGTACCGTATCTACCGGAAAGGCTCGTCAGTGGCGGAGCTTTGCACGCTCTGTCAGTGGGTCTACAGCCTGGGCGAACTGAGCGCGATGCTCAACAGCGCCGGCCTCGAGTTGGTCGAGGCCTATGGCTCCACCACCCGCGAGCCGTTCCGGGTCGGCTCGGGCTGGCTCGTTTTCACCGCCCGGAAGACCGCCTGAGATTCTACTCCCCAGCCCCCCCGGCAAAACATTTCTCCCCGGTTTTTGGATAAAAAGTCCTGTCTGCAGTGATTCAAATCGATTTTTTCTATTTTTCAGACGACGGGGCCTCAAAATTACCGGTATTATCCGGGAGAGCACTTGCGAGTCGATTCCATCGATCCACGGATGCGACTGAAGGATAAGGCTTTAGGTATTGAAATGCAATAATTATCGTCTGGTTTGATGAATTTGAATCATGACAAACTGGATTGACGGCTGGTGCCGTTTCGGGTATAATCCGGTAACTGTGGATTTGATTCTCAAGTTAGGCAGGCAGTGATAAAATGTGGAATCATTTCATGTGTAAAGTTGTTACCTTAAACGGTTGAAACGTAAATAAAGATTGGCCTCGGTGTTTTTAGACTTTATGGAATTGTCACGGCTAATCAAATTACTGGTCGTATTTCTTGAGGAGGGGATGGGAGATTAATAATGTCAAAGTTAGGATTGAGAGAATACTGCTATCAATTGAACACCCGGCGGATTGCGATCTGAAAGCCAGCAGGTCGATTTCGCAATGCCTGCCGATTCTGCAATGCACTCCAACAGGATTTGAGACGACATCGGGAAATGGTGAGATTGGTCTACTCAACCTTTGACGGCATGTAACAGATGATTGTGAACGGGCGCGGAAATTTGATCCGCGGGAGCGCAGCAGGCGTGAGTCTACTCGATAGAAATAAGGAGAGCACCCCCGGTGAAGCGGTGAGGAACGGAACCGAATATCGGGGCCCGGACCAGGCTTTGATCCGGAAGTATTTCCAGGACAGCGCGGAGGCTTGTCTCGTGCTGGATGCCACGGGCCGGGTCAGTGTTGCCAACACCCAGGCCCACGGGATGTGCCCTCGTGAAAGCCGTCTTGTCGGACGTGAATGGACTGCGCTTTTTGTCACGCGTTCGATGCGTAGCCGGGTTAAGCAGGAATTCCTGCGATTTCTGGCCGTTGGGACAGGTAAATACGAAATCGAATGCAAACTCCCGGGCAGCGCGCGGGTCGGCGGAGGAATCGTCTGGAGCCATGTCGCCTGCCGGGATGAGATAACCGGCGGGACAGTTGTCCTTTCCACCGGCCGGGACATCGCCAGCAATCTGAAAGAGCGGGAGGAACGCCAGGTGCTGCTGGCGTCCTCCTCGGCCTTGTACGGACGGAGTTTTTTCGATCATCTGGTCAAGGCGGTGAGTCTCTGGCTCGGGGCGGATGGGGTGCTGTTCGGCCGGATAACAGACCAGGGCCGGAGAGTGGAGTCAATATCATATTATCTGGACAGAAAGCACTTGCGCGGGATACGCTATCCTCTGGAGGGCACGCCCTGCGCCGACACGCTGAAGACGTGGTTCCTCCACTATCCCGAGTCTGTCTGCCTGCATTATCCGAAAGCCACCAACCTGAGCCGCTTGAAAATGGAGGGCTATGTCGGGCTGCCGCTCAGGGGCGCCCGGGGGGAGGTAATCGGCCTTCTGGTAGCAGTTTCACGCCGGAGGCTTGAACTGCCGGTCTTCGCCCGCGAGACCCTGCCTCTGATCGCGGCCCGCCTGGCCTCGGACCTGGAGCGCTGCGATGCGCGCGAGGACCTGGTCCGAAGCGAAAGACGGTTCCGCGAACTCTTTTTCAATGCACCCATCGCCTACCAGTCGCTGGATGTGCGGGGACGGATACTCAACGTAAACCAAGCCTGGCTCGACATGCTGGGCTACACCCGGGAAGAGGTGATTGGCCGGCCCTATATCGAGATCCTTCCACGGAACAAGCGTGGCCAATTCCCCTGCTCGTTCAGTCGGATGAAGAAAATGGGCGGCTTACGGGGGGCCGAGCTGGAACTGGAACACAAGAGCGGACGGCGGTTGCTGGTGTCCGTGGACGGCAACGTGGTTATGGATGCGCAAGGACGGTTCAGCCGGACCTACTGCATGCTGACCGACATCACCGAGCGCCGCAAGGCCGAGAATGCCCTGGAGGAGGAAAGGAAAAAGCTGACCCTGAGCCTGGAGTATGAAAAGATCATCTCCGGCTCGGCCTCGCAGCTCAATTCCTCCGAGTCGTTCCAGAACACGATAGATGAAATCCTGCTGGTGCTGGGGGACAAGCTGTGGCTTGACAGCGCCGGTTTCTACAGTTTCGATGAGCCGGCCGGGACAGCGGTGAGGCTCAGCCTGTGGGTCCGGGTCGAGTCAGCCCTGAAAAAGCTGCTGCCCGAGAGTATCCAGCTCAGCCGGTACGAAAGACTGTTCAAACGGATTCTCGGCGGGCGGGACCTGATTATCGACGACATTGCGAGCGTTCCCGATCGCAACCATTCGGGCCTGGCCGTTTTCGGCGGCTCGGCGATATATGTCTGTCCGCTGGTGATCGCGGGCCTGACCAAAGGTTTCCTCGTGTTCCTGCGCCGCGGCACGGTGCGCTGGGCAAAAGAGGAAATCGGCGCCCTGCGGGTGATTTCGGACCTCATCGTGGGGGCCTGGGAGAGGCATTCACATTTCCAGGCCCTGCTCGAATCCGAGCGGGGGCGGGTCGAGGCGGTGCGGCTGGCCGAGGAATCGGCGCGGCTGGCCTCCATCGGCGTGCTGGCTGCGGGAATCACCCATGAGATCAACCAGCCGTTGAACGCAATCAAGATCACCACCGACAGCATCCTGCTCTGGATCCAGATGAACCAGGGCCTCCTGCCGGAGGAATTCGGCGACTGGCTGCAGCTTATCCCGGCGCATGTGAACCGGATCGTGGAAATCATCCAGCAGATGCGTTCTTACTGGGTGCCGACAGAAAAGGCCGAGGTGCGCGAGCTGAACCTCAACGAATCGATCCGCAAGGCGCTTTCGCTGGTCGACACCCAGTTGTACAATCACGGCATCCATCTGGATATTCGGCTGGCCGCGGGGGAGCTTGTGCTGGTGGGCAATGCGATTCACCTGGAGCAGGTGCTGATAAACCTGGTGGTCAACGCCATGCAGGCCCTCGACACCGAACAGCACCGGGACAAGTGGATTCGTGTCAGCACCCGCCGCCGTCAGCAGCGCATCATCCTCAAGGTCGAAGACAACGGTCCGGGGTTCAAGATACCGAACGTGGAGAAAATATTCGATCCGTTTTACAGCACGAAACGCCAGGGCACGGGCAGCGGCCTCGGCCTGGCCATTGTCAGGCGTTTCGTCACCGAGCACGGCGGCAGCATAACGGCGGCTAACGGCAAAAAGGCGGGAGCGGTGTTCACGATCAGCCTTCCGGCTTGGGGAAAAGAGGACTGACTGGATGAACATACTGCTTGTCGACGATACGGCCCTGGACCGGAGAATCCTGTCGGATTATCTGGTCAATCAACTTGGGCACAGCGTCATCTCCTGCGAGGATGGGATCCAGGCCTGCGAGTGTTTCTCCAAGGACCCCACCCCCCTGGTGATAAGCGATTTCCGGATGCCGGGCTGTAACGGGATCGAGCTGCTCAAGCGGATCAAATCCACCCCGGCCGGGGAGTTGACCGATGTCGTGCTGATCACCGGGCACGGTGATCTGGACACCGCGATTGCCGCCCTGCGCGGCGGGGCCTACGATTATCTGCGCAAGCCGATCAACCTCCTGGAACTCACCGCGGTGGTCCAGCGCGTGCTGGAACACCAGCGTCTGCTGCGCGACAACATAGAGCTGACCAGCCGTTTCGAGGCCCGTGTGGCCGAGGCCACGCGGGAGACCGAGGAACGCCTGGAACGCATCCGCAGCGCATATGCCGGCGCGGTTGGGATCGGACGGATCGGGATTTTTTCCGAACGCATGCGCGATGTGATCGATATGGCGCAGCGGCTGCATCAGGACCGCTCGGTCCCCGTGCTGATCGAGGGTGAGACCGGCACCGGCAAGGAGATCATCGCCCGTCTGGTGCATTTCGGCGCGGCCGAGACCGCGGCGCCCTTTGTCACGATCAACTGCTCGGCGATAGCTCCCACCCTGTTCGAAAGCGAGCTGTTCGGCTACGAGGGGGGGGCTTTCACCGGGGCCAAGAAATCCGGCCAGATTGGCAAGCTTGAGCTCGCCGCCGGGGGGACGCTCTTTCTGGACGAGATCGGCGATATGCCGCTGGAGCTGCAACCGAAGCTGTTGCGGGTGCTCCAGGAAAGGGAATTCTACCGGGTGGGCGGCCTGAAAAACAACCGCCTGGATGTGAGGATCATCTGCGCCACCAACCGCGATCTCGATCAGATGGTGGAAAGCGGCGCGTTCCGCCGCGACCTGTTCTACCGCCTGAATGTGGGGATGATCAGGCTTGCGCCGCTGCGTCAGCGCCAGGAAGACATAGTCCCGCTGGCCGAGATGTTCCTCCGTCGTTTGTCCGAACAGAAAAAGCGCAAGTTCAAGGATATAGACCCCGCTGCGGCCAGCCTGCTCGTGGAGCACGAGTGGCCGGGCAATGTCAGGGAGCTGCAGAACGCGATGGAACGGGTCGTGCTTCTTTATGATGACGCCAGGGTGCGGCCGGAACACCTGAATTTCCTGCGGCCACAGGACGTGCTGGAGCAGGCCGGAGTGGGCAGGAATCACAGAGGCTTGCTGGAGATAGCTTTCCCGGAAGAAAGCTGTAAACTCGCGGAGCTGGAAAAAAGGATCACGCAGCATGTCCTTGA
Coding sequences:
- a CDS encoding sigma-54 dependent transcriptional regulator, whose protein sequence is MNILLVDDTALDRRILSDYLVNQLGHSVISCEDGIQACECFSKDPTPLVISDFRMPGCNGIELLKRIKSTPAGELTDVVLITGHGDLDTAIAALRGGAYDYLRKPINLLELTAVVQRVLEHQRLLRDNIELTSRFEARVAEATRETEERLERIRSAYAGAVGIGRIGIFSERMRDVIDMAQRLHQDRSVPVLIEGETGTGKEIIARLVHFGAAETAAPFVTINCSAIAPTLFESELFGYEGGAFTGAKKSGQIGKLELAAGGTLFLDEIGDMPLELQPKLLRVLQEREFYRVGGLKNNRLDVRIICATNRDLDQMVESGAFRRDLFYRLNVGMIRLAPLRQRQEDIVPLAEMFLRRLSEQKKRKFKDIDPAAASLLVEHEWPGNVRELQNAMERVVLLYDDARVRPEHLNFLRPQDVLEQAGVGRNHRGLLEIAFPEESCKLAELEKRITQHVLEMFDGNKTMAAKYLDITRNTLRSKLGDP
- a CDS encoding TIGR02391 family protein; the protein is MADYFEKFEIIVRKAKYFTDTPLLPSEGLHLFEERNIHPSLQNIAKRLFDDGHFAQATFEAFKFLDKEVQRHAKNKEFGVKLMMQVFNEKSPQIKLSALSSESECDEQEGYKFLFAGSVLAIRNPRGHEYIIKDTIDQCLDHLVLVSLLLRRLDDAGYHCKKI
- a CDS encoding class I SAM-dependent methyltransferase, which gives rise to MISSFFQGRALELWLHGITPEQSAAEVDFLAEELRVSPGMHLLDAPCGGGRHAAVFAARGYRVTGVDHSPGMLALARQALAPYAGRCEVVQADLRDIAGEGLYDGAYAFGNSFGYFDREGMAAYLGALARSLKPGAWFVADTALSAESILPTLTDHEWYEAGDFTVLIDNTYHVTENRLEMEYRIYRKGSSVAELCTLCQWVYSLGELSAMLNSAGLELVEAYGSTTREPFRVGSGWLVFTARKTA
- a CDS encoding PAS domain S-box protein, with product MIRKYFQDSAEACLVLDATGRVSVANTQAHGMCPRESRLVGREWTALFVTRSMRSRVKQEFLRFLAVGTGKYEIECKLPGSARVGGGIVWSHVACRDEITGGTVVLSTGRDIASNLKEREERQVLLASSSALYGRSFFDHLVKAVSLWLGADGVLFGRITDQGRRVESISYYLDRKHLRGIRYPLEGTPCADTLKTWFLHYPESVCLHYPKATNLSRLKMEGYVGLPLRGARGEVIGLLVAVSRRRLELPVFARETLPLIAARLASDLERCDAREDLVRSERRFRELFFNAPIAYQSLDVRGRILNVNQAWLDMLGYTREEVIGRPYIEILPRNKRGQFPCSFSRMKKMGGLRGAELELEHKSGRRLLVSVDGNVVMDAQGRFSRTYCMLTDITERRKAENALEEERKKLTLSLEYEKIISGSASQLNSSESFQNTIDEILLVLGDKLWLDSAGFYSFDEPAGTAVRLSLWVRVESALKKLLPESIQLSRYERLFKRILGGRDLIIDDIASVPDRNHSGLAVFGGSAIYVCPLVIAGLTKGFLVFLRRGTVRWAKEEIGALRVISDLIVGAWERHSHFQALLESERGRVEAVRLAEESARLASIGVLAAGITHEINQPLNAIKITTDSILLWIQMNQGLLPEEFGDWLQLIPAHVNRIVEIIQQMRSYWVPTEKAEVRELNLNESIRKALSLVDTQLYNHGIHLDIRLAAGELVLVGNAIHLEQVLINLVVNAMQALDTEQHRDKWIRVSTRRRQQRIILKVEDNGPGFKIPNVEKIFDPFYSTKRQGTGSGLGLAIVRRFVTEHGGSITAANGKKAGAVFTISLPAWGKED